In Ptychodera flava strain L36383 chromosome 17, AS_Pfla_20210202, whole genome shotgun sequence, one genomic interval encodes:
- the LOC139116077 gene encoding netrin receptor UNC5B-like, whose protein sequence is MTYSYCLLQFSNRPPDDDHIIAEFNKFALKGEIGERYLIGNFVGSVFDSKGGYLTLPSQEVVLYVPPGAIEEGKRQPVYCHCNEYKYGAIHAGKVVLSPIVHCGPDGAEFERDVVLAFPHCAVNPNNWNFTALTRDKEGSWNKLPEDTTFVKDEFVFVFLDHFTGYTAEGDAKEGKNAQRRITIGATGCFHRDTWCQIKVGVWCDTGSRSESRQIPGISTSWKQRTAFCVSEKDKILITEIEDVDKGLQQLGSSKKKMIRLADVGTDKDTEVTNCQFTFRHADKPKDFFCTVSVTSDGQENIKLDLFFFPTDTQLSDADPKLAEMTNAELYRKVNADWDPRDSRVSEDLWRCLCQLLDVPRDGKKDWRGFAEKLGLEASQINTLELKESPTSRLLSFYFTMEKIRGNRLDTSLQRLMEIFVEMENHAAKTYVINYTEKASVHDSQSVSDDTVGNNRIDDETIPNTQGQNEPTDCA, encoded by the exons ATGACTTATTCTTATTGTTTACTTCAGTTTTCTAATCGGCCACCGGACGATGATCACATCATAGCAGAATTCAACAAATTCGCTTTAAAAGGTGAAATTGGAGAAAGATACCTCATCGGAAACTTTGTTGGAAGCGTCTTTGACAGCAAGGGTGGCTACCTGACGCTGCCGTCCCAGGAAGTAGTTCTGTATGTCCCACCAGGTGCAATTGAAGAGGGAAAGAGGCAACCTGTCTATTGCCATTGTAATGAATACAAGTACGGCGCAATTCATGCTGGTAAGGTTGTTCTTTCGCCTATTGTGCACTGCGGCCCAGATGGGGCAGAATTCGAACGGGACGTTGTTCTGGCCTTTCCACATTGTGCAGTCAATCCAAACAACTGGAACTTCACTGCATTGACGAGGGATAAAGAAGGCTCCTGGAATAAGCTACCAGAAGACACAACTTTTGTCAAGGACGAGTTCGTGTTTGTTTTTCTCGACCATTTCACCGGTTACACAGCTGAAGGTGACGCAAAGGAGGGCAAGAATGCACAACGGCGTATCACGATAGGTGCAACGGGCTGCTTTCACCGAGACACGTGGTGTCAAATAAAGGTTGGCGTTTGGTGTGACACTGGTTCACGTTCAGAGAGCAGACAG ATTCCTGGCATCTCGACTTCATGGAAACAGCGTACTGCGTTCTGTGTTAgtgaaaaagataaaattttgataacagaaATCGAAGACGTTGACAAAGGATTGCAGCAACTTGGTAGCAGCAAGAAGAAG ATGATTCGCCTGGCTGATGTTGGAACCGACAAGGACACCGAAGTCACGAATTGTCAATTTACATTTCGACACGCCGACAAGCCAAAAGATTTCTTCTGTACAGTGTCTGTGACGTCAGATGGACAGGAAAATATTAAACTGGACTTGTTTTTCTTCCCTACGGAT ACCCAGTTATCAGACGCCGATCCTAAATTGGCGGAAATGACGAACGCCGAGTTGTATCGAAAGGTAAATGCAGACTGGGACCCTCGGGACAGCCGAGTCAGCGAAGACCTATGGCGGTGTCTCTGTCAACTACTCGATGTTCCCCGTGATGGTAAGAAGGACTGGCGGGGCTTCGCAGAAAAGCTCGGCCTAGAAGCAAGCCAAATCAATACGCTGGAATTGAAAGAAAGTCCGACATCTAGACTTTTATCATTCTATTTTACGATGGAGAAAATTAGGGGTAACAGACTCGACACATCTCTTCAACGCTTAATGGAGATATTCGTTGAAATGGAAAATCACGCAGCGAAGACGTATGTGATCAATTACACAGAAAAGGCGAGTGTGCACGATTCGCAAAGTGTAAGTGACGACACCGTGGGCAATAACCGCATCGACGACGAAACGATTCCAAACACACAGGGACAAAACGAGCCAACAGATTGTGCCTAA